One Rosa chinensis cultivar Old Blush chromosome 3, RchiOBHm-V2, whole genome shotgun sequence DNA window includes the following coding sequences:
- the LOC112194200 gene encoding uncharacterized mitochondrial protein AtMg00810-like, which produces MDVKNAFLHGELHEEVYMKQPGGFEHPEYPNHVCKLLKSLYGLKQAPRAWNDKFTAFLPALGFTSSYADPSLFVKITGSSKVYLLLYVDDIIITGNSEALIAEVKTQLQTEFEMKDLGDLHYFLGLEIKYVTNGLFVSRYKYAKDLLPKAGLNDCHTHLTPCQSGVKLLKDVGTPLSSQDIAHFRSLVGCLQYLTFTRPDIAYSVNSICQFLQAPTEDHLHAAKRVLRYIRGTLDHGIVFRRGVSPGIPLTLQAHGDVDPLVNLQAYSDADWAGDPNDRKFTTGSVILLNQFSISWYSKKQAAVSRSSTEAEYRSMAHTTSELQWLIHLLQDLHIKLSPYLLSIVIIFQH; this is translated from the coding sequence atggatgtcaagAATGCTTTTTTGCATGGAGAATTACATGAGGAGGTCTATATGAAGCAGCCTGGAGGATTTGAACATCCTGAGTATCCCAATCATGTGTGCAAACTGCTCAAATCTCTATATGGCTTAAAGCAGGCTCCTAGAGCTTGGAATGATAAGTTCACTGCttttcttcctgccctaggctTCACATCTTCTTATGCAGACCCTTCTCTTTTTGTTAAGATTACTGGTTCATCCAAAGTCTACCTACTtctgtatgtggatgatatcaTTATCACTGGAAATAGTGAAGCTCTAATTGCGGAGGTCAAGACACAGTTACAAactgagtttgaaatgaaggatttgGGTGATCTGCATTATTTCTTGGGTCTGGAGATCAAGTATGTCACAAATGGTCTATTTGTTTCTCGGTATAAATATGCCAAGGATCTGTTACCCAAAGCTGGTCTAAATGATTGTCACACTCATCTTACTCCATGTCAATCTGGTGTTAAGCTACTGAAAGATGTTGGCACTCCTCTCTCTTCTCAGGATATTGCTCACTTTAGAAGTTTAGTTGGCTGCCTGCAATATCTTACTTTCACTAGACCAGATATAGCTTATAGTGTTAATAGCATCTGCCAATTCCTCCAGGCACCAACTGAGGATCATCTTCATGCAGCCAAACGTGTACTTAGATATATTAGGGGCACTTTGGATCATGGCATTGTCTTTAGGAGGGGTGTTAGTCCAGGGATTCCATTGACACTGCAAGCACATGGTGATGTTGATCCCCTTGTAAATCTTCAAGCCTATAGTGATGCAGACTGGGCTGGAGATCCTAATGACCGCAAGTTTACCACAGGGTCTGTTATTTTACTCAACCAATTCTCCATTTCTTGGTATAGTAAAAAGCAAGCTGCTGTATCCAGATCATCAACTGAGGCAGAATATCGAAGTATGGCACATACTACTTCTGAGCTCCAGTGGCTTATACACTTGCTTCAAGATCTGCATATTAAACTTAGTCCGTACCTACTCTCCATTGTGATAATATTTCAGCACTAG
- the LOC112192044 gene encoding non-classical arabinogalactan protein 31, with amino-acid sequence MAILKYAVVLLMIVLGCIHNTVEASFSEEPKVIRVDGKVLCQDCTQGWNEWIHGARPIKGGKVSVTCMDERRRVVYYGSDLTDEMGQFDLTINKYTIHGRELQANGCSVRLVSSPDATCNVLTDFAGGRSGVKLQRPNLVYRDLVKYTLGPFYYTTPMCEEPDTHDDGKGHNY; translated from the exons ATGGCGATTCTGAAATATGCAGTAGTACTACTGATGATTGTATTGGGTTGCATCCATAATACAGTAGAAGCTTCGTTTAGTGAGGAACCAAAAGTCATACGTGTAGATGGGAAAGTACTATGCCAGGACTGCACCCAAGGTTGGAATGAATGGATTCATGGTGCCAGACCCATCAAAG GTGGTAAAGTATCTGTTACGTGTATGGATGAGAGAAGAAGAGTTGTGTACTATGGAAGCGATTTGACGGATGAGATGGGCCAGTTCGACTTGACCATAAACAAGTACACTATCCATGGTAGAGAACTCCAGGCTAATGGATGCTCGGTGAGGTTGGTGTCTTCCCCAGATGCTACTTGTAACGTTCTAACTGATTTTGCCGGTGGGCGTTCCGGAGTTAAGCTCCAACGCCCGAATTTGGTGTACCGGGATTTGGTCAAGTACACTCTTGGTCCGTTCTACTATACCACTCCAATGTGTGAAGAACCTGATACTCATGATGATGGCAAGGGACACAACTACTAA
- the LOC112192042 gene encoding LOW QUALITY PROTEIN: DEAD-box ATP-dependent RNA helicase 38-like (The sequence of the model RefSeq protein was modified relative to this genomic sequence to represent the inferred CDS: inserted 2 bases in 1 codon), with translation MGFKKLSKIQAITLPMILTPPHKDLVAQAHNGSGKTTCFVLGMLSRVDPDVKAPRALCICPTXELAIQNMEVFQKMGKYTGITSECAVPSDRERNAPSPNFRVPVTAQIVIGTPGTIRRWMSMKKLGVSRVKVLVFDEADHMLAEDGFQDDSLRIKRDTEKVIPNCQVILFSATFNERVTNFVSSVVKCGNKQLFVKKEELSLEGVKQYKVYCPDELSKIEVIKTKIFDLGEKLGQRIIFVRTKNSARMLYQQLSDDGYAVTAIQGALNTEDRDKIIKEFKDGLTQVLISTDVLARGFDQQQVNCVVNYDLPVKFSPDPRSQPVEPDYEVYLHRIGRAGRFGRKGAVFNVICDDNDELVMSKIGQYFDIKVPVVKNTDEAFEGALKTAGLL, from the exons ATGGGCTTCAAGAAGCTCAGTAAAATCCAGGCGATCACTTTGCCTATGATTTTGACTCCTCCGCACAAAGATCTGGTTGCTCAGGCCCATAATGGTTCCGGGAAGACGACCTGTTTCGTGCTTGGTATGCTCAGCCGTGTTGATCCCGATGTGAAAGCTCCTCGGGCTCTCTGCATCTGTCCCAC AGAGTTGGCTATTCAG AATATGGAGGTTTTTCAGAAGATGGGGAAATACACTGGGATTACTTCGGAGTGTGCCGTCCCTTCAGATAGGGAGAGGAATGCACCTTCGCCTAATTTCCGGGTGCCAGTTACGGCACAAATTGTGATTGGAACTCCTGGTACTATCAGGAGATGGATGTCGATGAAAAAGCTGGGTGTAAGCCGCGTGAAGGTCCTTGTTTTCGATGAGGCTGATCACATGCTGGCTGAG GATGGCTTCCAAGATGATTCCTTAAGGATAAAGAGGGACACAGAAAAAGTTATCCCTAACTGCCAG GTTATTCTGTTTTCAGCTACATTTAATGAAAGAGTCACAAATTTTGTCTCAAGCGTTGTGAAATGTGGTAACAAGCAACTTTTTGTCAAGAAAGAAGAGCTATCTTTGGAGGGTGTTAAGCAGTACAAGGTGTACTGTCCTGATGAACTGAGCAAGATTGAGGTTATCAAGACCAAAATTTTTGACCTGGGAGAAAAATTAGGACAGAGGATTATATTTGTTCGGACAAAAAATAGCGCAAGAATGTTGTATCAACAACTTTCTGATGATGGTTATGCTGTTACTGCTATTCAAGGTGCCCTCAACACCGAAGACAGAGACAAAATAATCAAAGAGTTTAAAGATGGTTTAACCCAAGTTCTCATATCAACTGATGTACTTGCCAGAGGCTTTGACCAACAGCAG GTTAACTGTGTTGTTAATTATGATCTTCCGGTCAAATTTTCACCTGATCCCCGGTCACAACCTGTAGAACCTGATTATGAGGTGTACCTGCATAGAATTGGGAGGGCAGGGCGTTTTGGTCGCAAGG GAGCTGTGTTTAACGTGATTTGCGATGATAATGACGAGTTGGTCATGTCAAAAATTGGGCAGTATTTTGACATCAAAGTACCAGTG GTTAAAAATACTGATGAGGCTTTTGAAGGGGCTCTTAAAACAGCTGGCTTACTGTAA